The segment CAGACTGGCATTAAGTCATCTATCTTCTTTTGAGACTCTTATTATAAAGAAATGAGACTTTGCCTCGAAGAGAGAGATCGAGGCACAgtgatgtcatttacctggcACAAAGGTTCCCTTCCCCACAGCACTTCATGCAATGACTTGAAACAGAAGGATGGTGGTTATTTCTCTCCATTTAAATATAGGAAAATTAAAGTAAAGAGGTTAAACAGTCTTGCTAAAGTCCAGCCTACATAAACAATGGTGCAACAAGGCAGTAAACCACAGCCTGGTGTCCTCTGCATGGCACTGTACTTATCTTCTAACCTGGTTTTTGCCTTCACAATAAAATCAGACTGTTAAAGCAAGAGATGGAAGGCCCTTGTCTACTTGAATCACTCCAGAGTTCTGCCTTCTCCAGCCATCCTCTAAAAGTATTTACTGCAGAACTGGGCAAAATTCTTGTTAAGGAGTCTCAACACAGTGCTTGATGAGGAGAAATGGACAGGACAAGCTCCTCTAGGCTAAATATCCTTAAACATTTCAGCTTGTAGTTCTGAGAGAGGAAGAGATAAAGTCTTGTGGATACAACTGGACCAAGAGAGCAAGCAGGAAAACCTACCCTGTAAAATTGCTCTGAATATTCCCTTGTTGCTAATAAAGTTGAAGGGAGAAAAGCCCGGGGATCGAAGTAGAAACCGGAATTCATGCATTACTGTGTTCCGTGACCAGCACATGTCTTAAAAGTCATCCAATGAGACGATGAGGCAAAGGTTGAAGTGCAGCAACGCTCTCCGTCCTGCCAGTGTTTTCCTGCCTTTGTGAGGCAGTGAAAGCGGAAGGTGCTGCGAGAAATGGGGAGAAGGGGATCAGCTTGATTAGGAATTTCTTCGCCGACGCAGCTCACCATGGGTATCTCCCACtggctcctggctgctgtgctctttttGCCGCTCTCTGTAACAGCACAGCAAGGTAAGTTGCTGGAGGTCTGTGACCACAGAAATAACCCCCATGGCACCAGGCTGCTCCATTGCAGCCAGCAAATGGCTTTTAGAGTCTTGCTTTAGGACAGCTTTGTTCAAGGACTTTCTCTCCAAAGGTAACCAAAGGGGTCTCAGTTCTTATTCTAACACAGTGTGAATTTTGGGCaattttgtgatttatttatgcgggttttttttctcccccaggaTGTTCTGTCTCCAACAGCAATCCCAGTGTTCCTGAAAACAACCTTCCTGGACATGTAGTGACCACCATCTCTTTGCAACCAGATTACACTGTAACTATTGATCCTACCTCACTGGATGCCAGTCATTTTATCATCAATGGgtctgagctgcagctggtCAGTAGTGTGGACTATGAGGTAAGCCTTCAGGCTGTAAGGGTGAGGTGGGTAATGCTGGGATGCAGTACCTGAGATCTTGATCTTCCAGGTCTTGGTAGCCCAAGTCTAAAGCATACAGGTaaatatctttgaaaaataaGCCTATTTCAGATGGGTTTTTTGTTCACTATGAGGGAGATCAGCCCTTCCACAGGCAGAACACGTGGATGAGGGGGGCTGtgtgatataaataaataaacctgtAAGAATAAAAGCAATCCAAAGGTTTTAAACCAGAAAGGGACAACTGCAGTGTTCAGAGCTCTTCAGGACTCGTTTGAAAGGATCCCTGTTTGCCTGTCTTGAAATACAGTTCAGAGCAGTGAGGTGATGTTGTGTGGAGCAAAAAGGCAGCGAAAAGGTCAGTGTGCTTAGTTAGGATGCTGCTAAACTATTCTACCTCCCTGCAGAATTCTGTGCAGCCACAAGTGTCCTTAAGATGCCTTTCCAACAAAGTGAAAACCCACATTTGAGTAAAGAATAGCAGGCAAAGGTAACACCCTGCAGGCGCTGCTGCACTTCCTGCATGGCACATTTCTGTTTCGTTcagttgaaaaagaaatttctgtttGAACTTACctaaaggaggagaaaacagttAATTAGCTCTTCTGCCATGTTACAGGGATCACAAAGTAGCTGTTGACGAGTCAGCTTTGACTCCAGTATAAAAAAGAACCCAGTGTTGATGAGTagctgtaaaagaaagaaggggatagTTAGATATGCTTGAAAACAAGATAAAGCCCAGCAGCATTTCTGATTCAGAAAGAGTCTGTACATTTCTAAAATAgatgggtttttgtttttgcatgcaGAGGGACGCTGTGCTGTTAGTGACCTTGATATGTGAGAAAGGTGCTGTGGAGGTGAGTGCTCTCCCAAACACTCAGTTCCATCACAAGGCCTTACACCATCCCCTCTACCACCTGATAATTCGGGACCAAGCCCTAAGACtcacttttctctttgattctCTCCATCTGCAGAGTTACAGCCTGACAATTACTGTGACCATTATCAATCTGAACGACAACAGCCCAGTGTTTAAGGAAACGAGCGTCACCAAAGTTGTACCTGAGGTAAGGATTTCACTGAAGTGTGTTACCAAGTGCCGTGGGACTAAGGGATATTTACCAGGGAGGCGTCTTCAGCCAGTTTCATAGAGAGAATAACCACAACAACTGTGTTTCAGGATGCAAAAGTGAATTCAACCATTATAGCCCGTGAAAATGTAAGTGCTACTGATGCTGACCTGGACATCATCTACTATAAACTCAATTCGACGGTGCAGGTAAGCATCTTTCTTCTTTGGGGGAGAAAAGTATAGTTCTGAAGAAATCCTCACGTTTGATTCAGATGAGGCCCAGCTCTGAGGGTTGCTGTGTGCCATCTGgttctccagcagcttctgggAGAGATAAGCCTACTGCGAGAACCAGGTGTTGGTCTTCCTAGCAGAACATTGCAATCGATATTGCTGATACTggcattttcttgtgtttatgGCTTTATCACACAGGGCTGCTCGAACTTTCACCTGGGATATTTTTGAGTCATAGGATTCAGGGAAGTCACGATGGGATGGTCTGTAAAAAGATCAGGAGAGATCTTTGAACTTCACAGAGCTCAGAATTGCCCTGAGTCAGAAAGAAATTGTTCTCCTGTTTGTCTTCAGAGCCAACACGCAGTGGAGATCTCATGATCTGCCCAAGATCGCAGAAGTTTATATCAAAGACAAAGgctgacttcattttcttcttggtgtAAATCCAGAGGCAGCATTTTTAACCCGCTTGTGATCATGACTGCTAGTaaagcttttccatttctccccccccaccccaccccaacAGAACACCAGCGATTATTTTGCCATAAGAGGAGTCAATAACCCTGAAATCTACTTACAAAAAGCGTTGAATTATGAAAAATTTAACTCCACAACATTGCTCCTGTACGCAATGGTAAGTTACCTCGGAGCAACTAGAGGTTAAGGCTGAATGGGAGGTCTCTGGGATGGCAGGAGGGAGGGTGGATAGTGAGGGCAGTGGGTTTGGAGCAGCCTTCCACTTCCATAATCACACAGTGATTGCAGGGATGCAGATGATTCATTGCTTGAGCTAATTTCATATGAGCTCCTACACCTCATACAGAATCATGCTAGAACAGCTAAAAGACCTTGGGCTTTTTCAGGTGGGATCTTCTGGCAATAAAACTTGCATCTTACAAATACGATTTGCTTTTGGGTACAGGACAATACTGAGGGCACAAACGCAATCATTCATACAGCTACTGCAACAATAAACATAATTATTGAGCAAGCTGACACCAGACCTCCCTGGTTCCTACCCTGCACCTTCATTGATGCTGACAGAAGCATTTGCATTGGCAGCACCTATACTGGGAGAGTCAATATGTCCGAGATGTCGGTAAGAAGGCATGATAAAGTGGTATCCATCGTGCTATGAGCACCTAATCATTGTCATGAGCTTGTGCTGGTCTCCAGGAATAAACACAGCCTTCATCacactggaaaatgaaagttctccctccctcccttcatTCCTCCCCAGCAATTAATCTGATTCTGCTCAGGTAAAACCAGCAGAGTCATGCTGGAATGGCAGAGTACTGGACAGCATTTGGTGTTGTAGCGTATTATGTAATACTTTGCCTTTCCATTGCAGACTGAACCACTCACCTTGGAGCCAGGACCCATCTATGCTATTGATCCTGACTACATGTTTAATGAAAAGATTGTGTACAGTATTGTCGGTGGTGAGTGGAATTTGTCACCTCCTCCAAACCACATTACTCCTATATCTCCTGCATCAGTATTGGTCAGGTGGAGTGATCACTTTGATTTATTCCACATGGTCCCACATCTGTGACTATCCTTCTGATAACAAAGACATTATTGAACTTCAAGTTCCTTTTTGGATGTAGCGTGTCCTCAACTCCACACAATCAATGGGAGCCCAATAAGGAAGTTATTGTCTAAATACAGCATCTCAGAGTAAGGAAGACAAGCAAAAATGATACTTAAATCTTAATGTACATCCAGCACAGATGGTTTTATGATTCAGACTCAGAGCAGTGATATAGGAGCCTGATTTCTACTTGTCCATCAGTGCAAGATGGTTTCTGTGTCCAGGCTCCTTTTGTagtcagaagagagaaagaagtgtttccAGAGCAGAATGCAACTCATAATGAGGACAGTAAGTCCACAATGAGTCAGATAGGTAACAAGGCTGAATAGAGATGCTGTTCTCTATAGCTTTAGTTCTTAGCTGTCACCAAGAGGAGCCGTGAGCTCCAGGTCCCTTTATGAATGCATCCCATGTTTGAATggtctttctgttcctttagGGAATGCAGATAACGTTTTCTCAGTAGATGCAGACACAGGAAATCTCACTATGAACAAAGTAGCAACTTCTCCAAATTCCTACCGACTGCAGGTGATGGTAAGTCTGATGACACTGCAGACAGAAATCCCATACATCTGGCTTTCTAGAAAGCAGGGATCTTGTCATGTAAGGAATTAATCACATTAATAATGAAATCTAACTTTGTCACaccctcttttcccttccttccttttttattttatgattttatttttgaaagtatttaGACCTAATAGTTGATCAGCATCTTAAGCCAGTTTTCATGTGAAGCTTTTGCAGGAGTCGAGgccttttctcttctgattgttttatattattaaaGCAAGTTAACTGAGTGAGAACATCCTGCTGAGTTCAAAGAATTCACTCGAAGGaatgtctctctctttctccccagGCCACTCAAGtcaacaacaaacagaaatactcCATAGCCAATGTAGAAATTCAGGTCATCAATAAGAGTAACCATGCACCATACTTCGAGTCCAGAACCTATGCAGGGACAGTGTTTGTTGGTCTGAACCCAAGGAGCTTTGTCTTCCAAGCTGGTGATTCTTCAAGCCCCCTGATGATAGCAGCACTGGATGACGACTTCCCTGAtgtaagaaatagaaaatgcacTGATTTCTTCAGCGCTGCTTCAGTCTTAAAGCAGGATAAGTGgacatggggaggggggtgggagggaaagaCAAGCACATTGTTTTTTCTAGTGTCCTATATATTTATCTGGAAATTCTACATAGATTAGTACCATTTGTGGTATGGTCTAatctggagaagctgctggacTCCTTTCCTTAATGTTACTGCGATTCTATGAAGATTACAAGAGCCCTTGcacagatgtgttttgtttgtggaaaTATTATTGACACCAACTCAAGCTGGTTAAGACTAGGGATGTTTTTTGGAGGCAAAACTTTCAGGATACATTCTTACCTTCTTATGACAGAATAATTTCCTACTCTATACGTCTGCTTATGCTTCAGGCATACTTGACAAGTCCTGCTGGGAGGCTGTTAGAAAGatgcacacaaagcacagcGAGGTTTAATCATTCACTCTTATGTTTTTTCAGAAAGTCAACCCAAACATTGAGTACTACATAAGGAACAGCACTAATTTCATTGCAACCAAAGATGGACTCATCCTGACTAACGTGATGCTGCAGTCACCAGGGACTGCAATCATGGAGGTAAGGCAACTTAACAAGAAAGGAGTAACAAGGGTATTAATGCAGTCTGCATGACACAGGCTGTATCTGGCACTAGCTGTAAAGTTGTTTCTTCTATCCTCCTGTGGAAAATATCATTGGAGAcaagctattttttccccaacacaGGCTGTTGCAAAAGATACAGTGAGTCTACAGGAGGGGAGCACTGTAGTCACAGTGGAGATCACTGCAGCCAAAGGTAGAGTGGGTACCTTTTGTCTTCTGGTTCACTGGCCTCAGGGTGAGTTATCCCACCAAGCTGTGATTGCTTTGAGggtggcacagcacagaagggagaaggagCTGAGTGTGGTGGAGCTCCACATCAGGTTTGTAGGCTGTGGATCCCTAGGAGATGtgattaagaattaaaaattcACTGACGTCCTAAACCCTCACAGGTTTATTAATGATAAACTGAGAGTGCAATTAAATGCACAGAAAGTACTCAAAGTCCATTGTCATAAACAGGCCAGTAGGAGggaaatgctgtgtttcattAATCATTAAACTTTAAAGAGATTAATTTACATTACAAAATGAAGCTGGAGAtcttaaagaaagaaacccaGTGACAGCTTGGTTGTCATTGTGCACAAGCAAAGCTGATTAACCCTGAAGAAGTTGCAGTTTCTCCACTGTAATGTGGATGATCTTCCTGCAAACATGCTGACCAGAAACCAAAAGCATAAACTACTCCTACCAATTGCTCCTGTTAGAATTACTCTGCTTTGTCAGAGATATTAAAGGTCTTGAGGATCTCCatgactgcttttcttctcctggaaAGGGACTTTCTGTAGTTACAAAAGAGCCCGACAGCTCCATTTTAGGGACTGGAGCTTTAAGGAGGAAACTGCAAGAAATGTAGCAAAACATCCTCATGACAtgatctctttctctctcatggCTGTTAGTATCTTTGCCTTCAGCATAAGAAGGATAAAATACTGTACTCTCAAGTGGTAAAATACAAAGAGGTTGGTTGACACTGCTTGACTTCGTAACATTgtttgccttatttttttcccccttgtagCTGAAACCCCCTCCTCCTCTGATAAGATATACACTGCACAGGATATGGGGATCTTAGGAGGTATCTTAGCTGCGTTGCTATTAATTGCCTTAGTCTTCCTTGGACTGATGATATACAAACAGTATGGAATGACAGTCAAGTTCCTGATTAATAAAAAAGTAAGTGCCTTCTTTGTACCTGGTCCCTGTTTAGAAGTTGTTATAGACCTGGGCAAAATCCAGCCAAGTCACTTCAGCTACACTCCCCCAgccaatttcttttcctttcactacACTCACAAGGTGTCTCTTCTCCTGTAGTTCTCCAAGGATTTCCCTGGAAGCTATGACAATCAAGCTTACAAGCAAGATGAACATCCAGATCTGAGTGCCAACAAGCAGGAAAGCCCAGAATACATCAATGTAACCAAGATACAGCAGCAATCACTTTCCTCCAGATCTTCTACTGAACAAGAAATTCAGGGACTGCAGCAGACTTCCTCAGTTCCCACCGTCATTTCTGACCAGCAAgtggaagaagaagaggaagaagaagaggaaaagatggaagaagACACTAAGCATGAAAAGGAAGTGAAATCTATCCTCAAAACAGACAGGAATGAGGGGGACCCAGGATACAAAGCTGTGTGGTTTAAGACCGATGTGGATCCAAGCGGAGAGAATGTTCAAGTGATTAATGACAGTGCAGCAGATTATGATGATGACAGTGATCAAGATATGCGGGAGAatgagaaggaggaagaagattACAAGGATGATCACTACAGAGGTCCGGGAACATCCCCTGCCTCAGACAGTTCACCATTCCAAGTGTCAGTCAACATGTCTCCCAGAGGTGACAGTCATGCATAATGGAAATAGGTCTGCAACTGTCCCCACACCAAAACAGAGAAACATTCATTGCTTGGGTGAGACAGAGCCCACCTTTCTGCTCAGggcaaaactgaaatgcaggagGACAAAGATGCCTGTCCTGCATGCAGAGATTAAAGCCAGAAGAGATTATAACTAATTCAAACTTCTAGTGAGACATTGAAATATGACCTGGGATTATGTGTGGGGAGAACATGTCCCATCCTTCTTCCTATTCATCCTAGGGTCCCCTCCATCACATTCCCCAAGCTGGTAGGTATATTGGAGATGTAGCTGAACAGACTTTGAGCCATTTATCTCAGCTCATGGTAGCAATTTAGTTGTATGATCCAGTGCTTTCATCTCCTCTTGGTGGGTAAATGAGCCAGCACAGACTGCTCAGCTGTTCCCTTTAGGTGTTGCATGTTGACGTCAGCTGCAGGGTGTTAACCAGTGCCAGTCACTCTGACCCTGCTGTTGCTCCCTTGACTACATTCAGGAGCTCAGTTCAGGActttgctctgcaggagcagctggcaTGACACACTAGGGACAGCAGGAGTGCCACTGCAGGTCTCCCTCCTGCCAGAAAACAAACGTTCAGATGACTGGAAGATGctgtttcctctgctgctgaTAACCAAGGACTGATAACATGTTCTTTACTGAAGGAATTTATCAAAATTTCAATTCAATTTCAATACAAAACCATTCACTGTGCTGTCCTTCCTTGGCTGTATCCTATATTTCAAGGCAAAGAGCTCCTGCCATAAGCTGCCTATAGAATGTTGGGTGTATTTCCAACTCTCTGGACTTCTGGTAGCAATAGATGTCACTTCAAAGTGCAAGATGTGGATCAGCACATTGCTTCCCCTGTCCAACAGGACTCAAGCTGTTCCTCTGCCAGGGTTTCTCTgatgagagcagccctgctacGTGGACTTCAGGAACTGTACTTTTGCTGAAGGTAGAGACTGAAATATGGGAAGCATTTCTCCTTACTGCAATAAAGTAATTTGCCCAGAAATTGCTACCGTGGTTTGTCTGATAACAGAGGGTGGGGAGAGTGCCTTATATTTACCTTGTAAGCATGGTTCCTCTGGTAGCTTAAGGTTATGCCCAGCAAACAGTTCCCATGGGGCTATGAGAACTCCCCAGTAATTGCTGATTGCTAGACCAACACGTCCAGCCATCACCGAGAATGAGTGTAAAACTAAGCCAGTCCTCAGTGTAGTTGCTACCCATGGAAAGATTGCTAATAGGTGAGTGAGACTGCAGTGTTCCTGCTTTGACTCCATGTGCAGATTTAAAAAAGTGCAGATAAAAGCAACCTGGTGTTTATCACCTCCTCTGCCCTCACAACTGGGACCTGTACTTACCAGAACCCATCTCCTGTTATTCACAGCATTGCTATGTGGGTTACAGTTGGCTGGTCTTTCCTAAGTGCATTATTGTGGAACCTTGAATTATTTTAAGGCATAATGATCTGATAAGTGAGTGACTGGCATTGGGTAGAACTGCTGATTGCCAGGTCTGCCTTTAACAAATGAGGAAAGCCATTTCTGGGAGAAATGTTGACACACAGATGTGTAATACTGAAAAGCAAGGAACATGGGCCAGGCCCAAAATTGCCCTGGTGGACTTAAATATGTGCAGCCAGTGAATGTTGGCTTGGTAGCTATTGTAGCATGGCAAACTGATAACACCACCATGGTGATGCATGGGggcacacacacatgtacagtTATCCTGGATCAGCTGCCCTTTAACTGCACTTGAGCTCCTCAGCTTGTCCTTATACAagctcttttattcttttatccTGCAAAGTtcattctgggaaaaaaaaaaacaaacagagcttAGTGTTTGTATTAAGACAAATTGCACAACAgaactcaaaaggaaaaaaatgtgtgttcaGATAGTGCCATCTCATGGAGAGCAAAGGCATCTGTCTTTAATTCTATGCAATTAGGATTGAATTaaagctgaaagagaaggtGCTTCTGCTGGCTCCTGCCTGTGCTTGGTCATTCCATCAGTCACCTGCTTCAGCGTTACAGCGGTAGAGCTGGGTTTGCGGCTGTGGCTGAAGGAAGGCTGAAATGCATTGCAGAAATGGCACAGAGAGATGAAACATTTCTGAGCTCTGAGTACCCTCTGCTGGAGAAAAGTGCAAGTAAGAAACCCCTTGAGATGAAAGCCTTGGAAGGCTCAAACATGAGCAAGTATTTGCACTCTAAGCACCTAAGTGAGGTTCAGTATGGCACAGAGAGGCTGCTGTGATGAACAGCAGGGATTCCACTTCTGATTCTCACCTTGACACCGTGAAGGTTTGGATAAACACTTTGATAAGTGGAACAGATGCAATATAAGACATCATGTTTTGCTTGGTGACGAGCTTGAGCTTGTATACCTTCTATATATACCcatatatatacctatatacccatatatatatatatatatacacctatatatatctatacctacacacacacacacacacacacctatatacatacatatatatatatatatatgtatatatacctatatacaTTCTATATGCATTCTATCCTTTATTGTAGGATAACTATGTAAAATCAGGTTTGTTTGGAGCCAGGATGATGATGACGATGGGACTTGGTGATACTTACAGCTTCTTTCCAAGCAGTTCTTGTAGCTGCCTCATATTTGAGATGCAGAACACAGATAGAAACAAGCCTGGAACACACTCAGGACTGAAACTGCTGGATTTTTGCAGGTTTTCTGTCAAAACTGAAGAGATTAACAGACCTTTAGCAAAGCCACTCAGCACCAGAGAACTGTGAGGAGTGTGAGAACACTACAGCtcccacagtgcagcagagaGGGCTCAGGGCGTCGACCAATCAGACGGCGCGCTGTGAGCCGGACAGCCAATGAGAGAGAGGCTGGAGGGCCGTTGGAGGTTTGAATTTCTCTCTGCCGTTGTGAGGCGGCGTGTGTGCGGTCGCTTTAGGAGCCGGGACGGCGGCGCTGAGGTGCGGGAATCGGGTCAGGTTTGTGGGGTTTTGGGTTAGATATCCCGTCCGATTAACGTTTAATCGCTTTTTGTCATCACGCAGAGCTTGAAGATGTCGCGGGACGGCGACGATGAGTGGGAGCTGTGCAAGGAGAACGTGCAGCCGCTGCGACAGGGCCGGGTTATGGCTACGCTACAGGAGGCCTTGGCTCAGCAGGACACCTCCAGCCACACTGCGGCTCAGCTCAAGAAACAGTGAGCCCTGCTTTCAATTTCCCTCTTTATTTCACTGTCTCCTCGGCAGCTTTGCTAAAAGaaacagtgtttgtttgtttgtttcttccttcatgCAATAATCATTTGAAGCAGTGGGCCCCCAGCACAACAAAGATGTGGGCCTATAGAATGAGTCCAGCAGAGGCcacatagaatggcctgggttgaaa is part of the Coturnix japonica isolate 7356 chromosome 5, Coturnix japonica 2.1, whole genome shotgun sequence genome and harbors:
- the CDHR5 gene encoding cadherin-related family member 5 isoform X1; the protein is MGISHWLLAAVLFLPLSVTAQQGCSVSNSNPSVPENNLPGHVVTTISLQPDYTVTIDPTSLDASHFIINGSELQLVSSVDYERDAVLLVTLICEKGAVESYSLTITVTIINLNDNSPVFKETSVTKVVPEDAKVNSTIIARENVSATDADLDIIYYKLNSTVQNTSDYFAIRGVNNPEIYLQKALNYEKFNSTTLLLYAMDNTEGTNAIIHTATATINIIIEQADTRPPWFLPCTFIDADRSICIGSTYTGRVNMSEMSTEPLTLEPGPIYAIDPDYMFNEKIVYSIVGGNADNVFSVDADTGNLTMNKVATSPNSYRLQVMATQVNNKQKYSIANVEIQVINKSNHAPYFESRTYAGTVFVGLNPRSFVFQAGDSSSPLMIAALDDDFPDKVNPNIEYYIRNSTNFIATKDGLILTNVMLQSPGTAIMEAVAKDTVSLQEGSTVVTVEITAAKAETPSSSDKIYTAQDMGILGGILAALLLIALVFLGLMIYKQYGMTVKFLINKKFSKDFPGSYDNQAYKQDEHPDLSANKQESPEYINVTKIQQQSLSSRSSTEQEIQGLQQTSSVPTVISDQQVEEEEEEEEEKMEEDTKHEKEVKSILKTDRNEGDPGYKAVWFKTDVDPSGENVQVINDSAADYDDDSDQDMRENEKEEEDYKDDHYRGPGTSPASDSSPFQVSVNMSPRGDSHA
- the CDHR5 gene encoding cadherin-related family member 5 isoform X2, which encodes MQRDAVLLVTLICEKGAVESYSLTITVTIINLNDNSPVFKETSVTKVVPEDAKVNSTIIARENVSATDADLDIIYYKLNSTVQNTSDYFAIRGVNNPEIYLQKALNYEKFNSTTLLLYAMDNTEGTNAIIHTATATINIIIEQADTRPPWFLPCTFIDADRSICIGSTYTGRVNMSEMSTEPLTLEPGPIYAIDPDYMFNEKIVYSIVGGNADNVFSVDADTGNLTMNKVATSPNSYRLQVMATQVNNKQKYSIANVEIQVINKSNHAPYFESRTYAGTVFVGLNPRSFVFQAGDSSSPLMIAALDDDFPDKVNPNIEYYIRNSTNFIATKDGLILTNVMLQSPGTAIMEAVAKDTVSLQEGSTVVTVEITAAKAETPSSSDKIYTAQDMGILGGILAALLLIALVFLGLMIYKQYGMTVKFLINKKFSKDFPGSYDNQAYKQDEHPDLSANKQESPEYINVTKIQQQSLSSRSSTEQEIQGLQQTSSVPTVISDQQVEEEEEEEEEKMEEDTKHEKEVKSILKTDRNEGDPGYKAVWFKTDVDPSGENVQVINDSAADYDDDSDQDMRENEKEEEDYKDDHYRGPGTSPASDSSPFQVSVNMSPRGDSHA